The following proteins come from a genomic window of Flavobacteriaceae bacterium MAR_2010_188:
- a CDS encoding SpoU rRNA Methylase family protein, with protein sequence MQLEHQNYKPSKSKFPIILICENIANAANVGGILRIADSFGIEKIYFVGNLTPMGRKMKKASRATEKYVDFEVVEDMNNLISKLKLDQYRVFALELTTSSSSLETVKFKEYDKVAIIIGNEIEGVSAETLQQAEKIVHINMFGNNSSMNVVSSAAIMLYELTKQIRIGL encoded by the coding sequence TTGCAGTTAGAGCATCAAAATTATAAGCCTTCAAAGAGTAAATTTCCAATCATTTTAATTTGCGAAAACATAGCAAATGCTGCTAATGTTGGTGGTATTTTAAGGATTGCTGATTCTTTTGGAATTGAAAAAATATACTTCGTTGGAAACTTAACTCCCATGGGCAGAAAAATGAAAAAAGCTTCCCGCGCTACTGAAAAATACGTTGACTTTGAGGTTGTTGAAGATATGAACAATCTAATTTCAAAATTAAAATTGGACCAGTATCGAGTCTTCGCCTTAGAACTTACCACATCTAGTAGCTCTTTAGAAACTGTGAAGTTTAAAGAATATGACAAAGTTGCGATTATCATAGGTAATGAAATAGAAGGTGTTAGCGCTGAAACACTTCAGCAAGCGGAGAAAATTGTACATATAAATATGTTCGGAAATAATAGTAGTATGAATGTCGTAAGTTCTGCTGCCATTATGCTCTACGAGCTTACTAAACAAATAAGAATCGGCCTCTAA